One genomic segment of Manis pentadactyla isolate mManPen7 chromosome 1, mManPen7.hap1, whole genome shotgun sequence includes these proteins:
- the LOC130683125 gene encoding endogenous retrovirus group K member 24 Gag polyprotein-like, producing MGQTETKATKPEDYLKLLRALLETSGVKTSKKDFAQLYKYIKKHCYWLPPQGTLKQADWDNVLRDFKKAHRQGNVIPVPVWSLCNLITLALQPLQTPPLSETKSDTQECERELLDDVEKSKDQRLIWLPRKRIKIRYEEELPMSTSSERAAPEDGHQQTSSLE from the exons ATGGGCCAAACAGAAACTAAAGCAACTAAACCGgaggattatttaaaattactccgtgccctcctagaaacatcaggagtgaaaacttctaaaaaagatTTTGCTCAACTCTAtaagtatattaaaaaacattgttaTTGGCTACCACCACAAGGGACACTTAAACAAGCTGATTGGGATAATGttttaagagattttaaaaaagctCACAGGCAGGGAAACGTCATCCCTGTGCCTGTTtggtctttatgtaatttgatcaCTCTCGCCTTGCAGCCTTTGCAAACTCCCCCACTGTCTGAAACTAAGTCAGATACACAAGAGTGCGAGAGAGAACTCTTAGATGATGTGGAAAAATCAA AGGATCAACGCttgatttggctacccagaaaaagaattaagatacgatatgaagaagaactcccAATGTCAACATCCTCAGAAAGAGCTGCTCCAGAGGATGGCCACCAACAAACCTCATCACTGGAATGA